A region from the Acidimicrobiales bacterium genome encodes:
- a CDS encoding ATP-binding protein has product MTRKNTAQEHLEKQRDYVKKRQLENQKKAAANSGSAGLVDEKMLAETMRSVRYRDEAHAAGDLIDNAIESGATQVHLAFKTNGNVIEEVAFIDDGSGIDATFLPHATKWGGSSNEGQRNTFGRFGFGLSSASVNRGRAYDVISRTNPGGFKKVTVDLDNLSQVGGLVELPEVNDGDLPDWVVDYIERGASDEHEAFEGGVDAVRTVVIWRKLDRLNWHKRPQASAKYREHLGITYASWLGVIRLVVEGARVEPVDVLFTTPGHRWFEIDDYPGADPQTSIEFDVPDANGQKHPVKVRFSYLSVPAYNALALPSGRGRPSKVRANVRKNNNGVFVTRNGRFIELVKTDVISWNNYMRQVGVALDFPPALDEVFGVTPDKQTIVFNERVEDLLRTHGVVRAMNSLRDQVGAERKLDDISDDAIPDEADENTQRPSEKVIAKVVERDFRSARKESDEARAEAARNLRRRVKEAAAETGLPEEDIEEAIVARQQKRPYRVEFINQTADEAFYTPYMDGSQLVVRVNTAHPWYREVYSRLDAGQAEIRSGLELTLFVLGMSEIDSTGEMRIFYRSERLEWSRKLADAFDLHPLVFNEADSLEDAREFDEGPWVEDEEDDEQPAEKGADTGAG; this is encoded by the coding sequence ATGACTAGGAAGAACACAGCTCAGGAGCATCTCGAGAAGCAGCGCGACTACGTCAAGAAGCGTCAGCTCGAGAATCAGAAGAAGGCGGCTGCCAACAGCGGCTCCGCCGGGCTCGTCGACGAGAAGATGTTGGCGGAGACCATGCGGTCCGTTCGCTACCGGGACGAAGCGCACGCAGCCGGCGACCTCATCGACAACGCGATCGAGTCCGGGGCCACACAGGTTCACCTGGCGTTCAAGACCAACGGCAACGTCATCGAGGAGGTCGCCTTCATCGACGACGGCTCCGGCATCGACGCTACGTTCCTGCCGCACGCCACCAAGTGGGGCGGCTCGTCGAACGAGGGGCAACGCAACACCTTTGGTCGGTTCGGGTTTGGGCTTTCCAGCGCCTCCGTGAACCGCGGGCGCGCCTACGACGTCATCTCCCGGACGAACCCTGGCGGCTTCAAGAAGGTGACCGTCGACCTTGACAATCTGTCGCAGGTGGGCGGGCTCGTCGAACTCCCTGAGGTCAACGACGGAGACCTCCCGGATTGGGTGGTCGACTACATCGAACGCGGCGCTAGCGATGAGCACGAGGCCTTTGAGGGCGGCGTCGACGCCGTTCGCACCGTTGTCATCTGGCGGAAGCTGGACCGGCTGAACTGGCACAAGCGACCCCAGGCCTCGGCGAAGTACCGCGAGCACCTTGGGATTACCTACGCGAGCTGGCTCGGAGTTATTCGCCTCGTGGTCGAGGGAGCGCGAGTCGAACCCGTCGATGTGCTGTTCACGACGCCTGGTCATCGATGGTTTGAGATTGATGACTACCCCGGAGCCGACCCGCAGACTTCGATTGAGTTCGATGTCCCCGACGCGAACGGGCAGAAGCATCCGGTCAAGGTGCGGTTCTCGTACCTGAGCGTCCCCGCCTACAACGCGCTTGCGTTGCCGTCGGGGCGCGGCCGGCCATCCAAGGTGCGCGCGAACGTCCGGAAGAACAACAACGGGGTCTTCGTCACCAGGAATGGCCGCTTCATCGAACTCGTGAAGACGGACGTCATCTCCTGGAACAACTACATGCGCCAGGTCGGCGTTGCCCTTGACTTCCCGCCTGCCCTCGACGAGGTGTTCGGGGTGACACCGGACAAGCAGACCATCGTCTTCAACGAGCGCGTAGAGGACCTCTTGAGGACGCACGGGGTCGTCCGGGCGATGAACTCCCTCCGCGACCAGGTTGGCGCAGAGAGAAAGCTCGACGACATCTCGGACGATGCGATTCCCGATGAGGCCGACGAGAACACTCAGCGACCCTCGGAGAAGGTCATTGCCAAGGTGGTCGAGCGCGACTTCCGGAGCGCCCGAAAGGAGAGCGATGAGGCGAGGGCCGAGGCGGCGCGGAATCTTCGACGCCGGGTCAAGGAGGCGGCCGCCGAAACCGGGCTTCCGGAGGAGGACATCGAGGAGGCCATCGTCGCCCGGCAACAGAAGCGCCCGTACCGCGTCGAGTTCATCAACCAGACCGCGGACGAGGCCTTCTACACCCCTTACATGGACGGCAGCCAGCTCGTAGTGCGGGTCAACACAGCGCATCCGTGGTATCGCGAGGTCTATAGCCGACTCGATGCCGGCCAGGCGGAGATTCGCTCCGGGCTCGAACTAACGCTGTTCGTGTTGGGGATGAGCGAGATTGATTCCACGGGGGAGATGCGCATCTTCTATCGGTCCGAGCGCCTCGAGTGGTCTAGGAAGCTCGCGGACGCGTTCGACCTGCACCCGCTTGTCTTCAATGAAGCGGACTCACTGGAGGACGCCCGTGAGTTCGACGAGGGCCCGTGGGTGGAAGATGAGGAAGACGATGAGCAACCCGCCGAGAAGGGCGCCGATACGGGAGCGGGATAG
- a CDS encoding DUF4338 domain-containing protein produces the protein MSMPTKKEKKALRQRVLDELANVRGHTALALDSEGTDAKDHLRMAHGTQRQELLDSSTEWLVANEDRMLEQFANGSDVDPAAIDPVVVPVRTQGDADTFRFAALQWSVPVSQGYGRRSRFLVRDRQNDKLLAIFALGDPVIAQRSREKAIGWTTEQRNLRLYNVYDAFVLGAVEPYRQLLGGKLVALLMLSNETRTFLANKYRGNTTEIAGLVKDPTPALITTSSALGRSSVYNRVTYRGTKMLHSVGFTEGYGHFQFSGDLFEELRSYARRVAEGDVNQAGRHQSNRFGKGPNWRFRVIRNALELLEVDEQLLQHNVRREVFLAPVAHNWDSYLRGDEDELDEFDLPTAQLAEYYRERWAVGRAERKPAFRFWDRTELRLTPQLSSRPVQLSLASAQVAAGRVELGAYHLRIGVGVEDCRGKAPSGRVLDGRAYLSLLEGPDTALTLADIEWEDGQREVVGWSGGSGSTEGLIRRHRVQVFPAKRFRDMAAMELRAAVVGRDQGISIRKTTNDRLSALVGFDVEKALDVEFGAVTGTRESLLRDDGSRRAQLCAVFPSADRAVPALVWALTRPLALLGESMSEGLLLDSPMLRRRPPSLEEFST, from the coding sequence ATGAGCATGCCGACCAAGAAGGAGAAGAAGGCCCTCCGCCAGAGGGTGCTCGATGAACTCGCGAACGTGCGCGGCCACACGGCCCTGGCACTCGACTCCGAGGGGACAGACGCGAAGGACCATCTGCGCATGGCTCATGGGACACAGCGACAGGAGCTCCTCGACTCGTCGACTGAGTGGCTGGTCGCCAACGAGGACCGGATGCTCGAGCAGTTCGCGAACGGTTCGGATGTCGACCCCGCGGCGATTGACCCGGTCGTGGTCCCCGTTCGGACCCAGGGGGACGCCGATACCTTTCGATTTGCAGCTCTTCAGTGGTCCGTCCCGGTGTCTCAGGGGTACGGGCGACGGAGCCGGTTCCTCGTCCGCGACCGGCAGAACGACAAGCTGCTGGCAATCTTCGCATTGGGCGACCCGGTCATCGCTCAACGCTCCCGCGAGAAGGCGATTGGTTGGACTACTGAGCAGCGCAACCTAAGGCTCTACAACGTCTACGACGCGTTCGTCCTCGGCGCCGTCGAGCCCTACCGGCAGCTGCTCGGCGGAAAGCTCGTTGCCCTGCTGATGCTCTCAAACGAGACGCGCACCTTCCTCGCGAACAAGTACCGCGGGAACACAACCGAGATTGCTGGCCTTGTGAAGGACCCGACTCCCGCCCTCATAACGACGTCGTCGGCGCTCGGCCGCTCCTCGGTCTACAACCGCGTCACATACCGAGGGACGAAGATGCTCCATTCGGTCGGGTTCACCGAGGGCTACGGCCACTTTCAGTTCTCGGGTGACCTCTTCGAGGAGCTTCGATCGTACGCCCGCCGCGTGGCTGAGGGAGATGTCAACCAAGCGGGGCGCCATCAGTCGAATCGCTTCGGCAAGGGGCCCAACTGGCGGTTCAGGGTCATTCGGAATGCACTTGAGCTACTTGAGGTCGACGAGCAGCTGCTGCAGCACAACGTTCGACGCGAAGTCTTCTTGGCGCCGGTGGCCCACAACTGGGATTCCTATCTCCGCGGTGATGAAGATGAACTCGACGAGTTCGACCTACCTACCGCACAACTCGCTGAGTACTACCGCGAGCGCTGGGCGGTGGGGCGAGCGGAACGCAAGCCCGCATTCCGCTTCTGGGACCGGACTGAACTGCGGCTCACGCCGCAGCTGTCGAGCCGTCCAGTCCAGTTATCGCTGGCCAGTGCGCAAGTAGCGGCCGGTCGTGTCGAACTCGGCGCGTATCACCTTCGAATCGGCGTGGGGGTCGAGGACTGCAGAGGCAAAGCCCCTTCCGGTCGTGTGCTCGATGGACGTGCCTACCTCAGCCTCCTCGAGGGGCCCGACACTGCCCTCACGCTCGCCGACATCGAGTGGGAGGACGGCCAGCGGGAAGTCGTCGGGTGGTCGGGCGGTAGCGGGAGCACCGAGGGCCTCATCCGGAGGCATCGCGTGCAGGTGTTCCCCGCGAAGCGATTCCGCGACATGGCTGCCATGGAGCTTCGGGCTGCTGTCGTGGGCCGGGACCAAGGCATCAGCATCAGGAAGACGACGAACGACCGGCTGTCTGCCCTCGTGGGATTCGATGTCGAGAAGGCCCTCGATGTCGAGTTCGGGGCGGTGACAGGAACCCGAGAGTCGCTGCTTCGAGATGACGGCTCCAGACGGGCACAGCTCTGCGCCGTCTTCCCCTCCGCGGACCGCGCAGTACCGGCACTGGTCTGGGCGTTGACTAGGCCGCTAGCCCTCTTGGGAGAGAGCATGAGCGAAGGGCTCTTGCTCGACTCGCCGATGCTTCGCAGGCGGCCGCCGTCGCTGGAGGAGTTCTCGACTTGA
- a CDS encoding site-specific integrase, which yields MSVHRAADRWKVRWREPDGKERAKRFDLKRDASSFATRVRRELDVGSYQTRTEFELHAKRQREATVRAVARRWLELESVRLKPTTVVAYESIIEGHIEAAFGTTPVSQLDARDVQQFVAGLTSGGRQPRTVRNVVNVLRPVLELAVSEGLVDKNPADGVRLPPPRTTASERMVFAPAEELIRLATELGRTYSPLVLFAAFVGLRAGELHALRVGDVDSSRGRVTIRRSVEEVRGRLVEGTPKNGRERTVGVPPEVLAALSPRLLERSSRDLVFTTDSGGQIRHSNFYRRHYRPAVVRCSTASDLPKDFRFHDLRHSCAALLIAEGAHPRAIMERLGHSSISVTLDTYGHLFPSIDESLTAALDTTIRAALEGIEAA from the coding sequence GTGAGCGTTCACCGTGCTGCTGACCGCTGGAAGGTCCGATGGCGAGAGCCCGATGGGAAGGAACGCGCCAAGCGCTTCGACTTGAAGCGGGACGCGTCGAGCTTCGCGACGAGAGTACGTAGAGAACTGGACGTCGGCTCGTATCAGACGCGGACGGAGTTCGAGCTTCATGCGAAGCGCCAGCGGGAGGCAACGGTCCGTGCCGTTGCTCGCCGGTGGCTTGAACTTGAGAGCGTCCGACTGAAGCCGACGACGGTCGTGGCCTACGAGTCGATTATTGAGGGTCACATCGAGGCTGCCTTTGGAACCACCCCGGTTTCGCAGTTGGACGCTCGAGATGTTCAGCAGTTCGTGGCTGGGCTCACGTCCGGTGGCCGCCAGCCAAGGACGGTGCGCAACGTCGTGAATGTTCTCCGACCCGTCCTCGAGCTGGCAGTGAGTGAGGGTCTGGTGGACAAGAACCCGGCGGATGGTGTTCGCCTGCCACCGCCGCGAACGACGGCCTCGGAGCGGATGGTGTTCGCGCCTGCCGAGGAACTCATTCGCCTCGCCACCGAACTCGGTAGGACCTACTCGCCGCTGGTGCTGTTCGCTGCGTTCGTTGGTCTTCGGGCAGGCGAGCTACATGCGTTGCGCGTAGGGGACGTCGACAGCTCTAGAGGGAGGGTGACGATTAGGAGGTCGGTCGAGGAGGTGCGTGGTCGACTCGTCGAGGGCACGCCCAAGAACGGCCGGGAGAGAACCGTCGGGGTTCCACCGGAAGTGCTGGCCGCGCTGAGTCCGCGACTGCTCGAGCGCTCGTCCCGGGACCTCGTCTTCACGACAGACTCCGGTGGGCAGATTCGCCACAGCAACTTCTACCGTCGGCATTACCGACCAGCGGTCGTGCGATGCTCGACGGCCTCGGACTTGCCGAAGGACTTCCGTTTTCATGACCTCCGGCACTCGTGCGCCGCGCTGTTAATCGCAGAAGGAGCTCACCCGAGGGCCATCATGGAGAGACTTGGACACTCTTCCATCAGCGTCACGCTGGACACGTACGGCCATCTCTTCCCGAGTATCGATGAGTCGCTGACGGCGGCGCTGGACACCACGATTCGGGCGGCCCTCGAAGGCATTGAGGCCGCGTGA
- a CDS encoding Gfo/Idh/MocA family oxidoreductase has protein sequence MTGIGLVGCGRWGRHILRDLLALECTVTVVERSRAGRERARGLGAHRVASTVDQLDDVDGVVIATPVATHATFIHQGLDLGVPVFTEKAMTDDVGAADEIVERAADRVFVMEKWRYHPAVIRLAELAAEGTLGQIAGMSTVRHQWGDSHPDTDPVWTLLPHDLSIANHVLGGIPSAISAQRVSGLVDDTSGRSEPFECSFAGLIGALGDEGAPWLHVDVSARAPRVRREVLLFGSTATARLSDDDYGVVEIRATGDDEVRVERVADTMPLLAELAAFVGFVAGTGPAPLASAADGALGVRRVAQLRALAAGAST, from the coding sequence GTGACAGGAATCGGGCTGGTCGGGTGCGGGCGATGGGGACGACACATCCTGCGGGATCTCCTGGCGCTGGAGTGCACGGTGACGGTCGTCGAGCGGTCGCGTGCGGGACGCGAGAGGGCGCGGGGCCTGGGCGCCCACCGCGTCGCCTCGACGGTGGACCAGCTCGACGACGTCGACGGCGTCGTGATCGCAACGCCGGTCGCCACCCACGCGACCTTCATCCACCAGGGGCTCGACCTCGGCGTTCCGGTCTTCACCGAGAAGGCCATGACCGACGACGTCGGGGCCGCGGACGAGATCGTTGAGCGCGCGGCTGATCGCGTCTTCGTCATGGAGAAGTGGCGGTATCACCCGGCAGTCATCCGACTCGCCGAACTGGCGGCGGAGGGCACCCTCGGGCAGATCGCCGGTATGTCGACAGTCCGCCACCAGTGGGGTGACAGCCATCCCGACACCGATCCGGTCTGGACATTGCTGCCCCACGATCTCTCGATCGCGAATCACGTGCTCGGTGGGATCCCGTCGGCGATCTCGGCGCAGCGCGTCAGCGGCCTCGTGGACGACACGTCTGGCCGCAGCGAGCCGTTCGAATGCTCATTCGCCGGCCTGATCGGCGCGCTGGGCGACGAGGGGGCGCCATGGCTGCACGTCGATGTGTCCGCCCGGGCGCCCCGCGTCCGTCGAGAAGTCCTGCTGTTCGGCAGCACCGCCACCGCTCGGCTGTCCGATGACGACTACGGGGTGGTGGAGATCCGAGCGACCGGCGACGACGAGGTGCGGGTGGAACGGGTGGCCGACACCATGCCGCTCCTGGCGGAACTGGCGGCGTTCGTCGGGTTCGTCGCGGGGACGGGCCCGGCCCCGCTGGCGTCGGCCGCGGACGGGGCCTTGGGAGTCAGACGAGTGGCTCAGCTGCGGGCACTTGCGGCGGGAGCGTCGACATGA
- the rfbC gene encoding dTDP-4-dehydrorhamnose 3,5-epimerase, which yields MTRATVDGIEGVTLQPFTPHRDERGSLTEIWRANTQEGSAPRQWNVVRSEQGVLRGVHVHQRHHDLLLLAEGAAVIGLHDLRAASPSFRRAATVELRAGSGAIAIPPGVAHGFCFTEPSIHVYAVSHYFDPADEHGCRFDDPELRLDWPVTEPLISERDAALPSLAELMSTLPPQVPAAEPLV from the coding sequence GTGACGAGAGCAACGGTCGACGGTATCGAGGGCGTCACCCTGCAACCGTTCACGCCCCATCGCGACGAACGCGGCTCACTCACCGAGATCTGGCGTGCGAACACACAGGAAGGGTCCGCACCTCGCCAGTGGAACGTCGTGCGCAGCGAACAGGGCGTGCTCAGAGGTGTGCACGTGCATCAGCGACATCACGACCTCCTCCTGCTCGCCGAGGGCGCCGCTGTGATCGGTCTCCACGATCTTCGCGCCGCTTCGCCGAGCTTTCGGCGAGCTGCGACGGTCGAGCTGCGCGCCGGCTCCGGGGCGATCGCGATTCCGCCTGGCGTCGCCCACGGCTTCTGTTTCACCGAGCCGTCGATCCACGTCTACGCGGTGTCGCACTACTTCGATCCCGCCGACGAGCACGGATGCCGCTTCGACGATCCGGAGCTTCGGCTCGACTGGCCCGTCACCGAACCGCTCATCAGCGAGCGCGATGCCGCCCTCCCGTCGCTTGCTGAGCTCATGTCGACGCTCCCGCCGCAAGTGCCCGCAGCTGAGCCACTCGTCTGA
- a CDS encoding dTDP-4-dehydrorhamnose 3,5-epimerase family protein — protein MLIGWSGDGIAAVQQRRTTAHRDARGQFTEIWRDEWHDHDDRPRQWTLCTSRSRTLRGMHVHRRRVDQLVVVSGTLHLALHDIRPDSPTAGSSDFRPLGPEDGSIRIPPGVVHGFWFDDAASYLLGFSREWDGSDEWRCRFDDPGLGIDWPDERPLLSDEDAAAGSLEQLMHDFATDRFLA, from the coding sequence GTGTTGATCGGGTGGAGCGGCGATGGCATCGCCGCGGTGCAACAGCGAAGAACCACCGCGCACCGCGATGCGCGCGGTCAATTCACCGAGATATGGCGTGACGAGTGGCACGACCACGACGATCGACCTCGCCAGTGGACGCTCTGCACGAGTCGTTCGCGAACGCTGCGCGGAATGCATGTCCACCGCCGGCGCGTCGATCAACTCGTGGTCGTGAGCGGCACCCTTCACCTCGCGCTCCATGACATCCGCCCCGACAGCCCCACCGCGGGGTCGTCGGACTTCCGGCCGCTCGGCCCCGAGGACGGCTCCATCCGAATCCCTCCTGGTGTCGTCCACGGCTTCTGGTTCGACGACGCCGCGTCCTACCTGCTCGGCTTCTCCCGAGAATGGGACGGCTCCGACGAGTGGCGCTGCCGCTTCGATGACCCCGGTCTCGGGATCGACTGGCCCGACGAACGTCCGCTGCTGAGCGACGAGGACGCGGCGGCCGGGTCGCTCGAGCAACTGATGCACGACTTCGCCACAGACCGGTTCCTGGCGTGA
- a CDS encoding glycosyltransferase family A protein, translated as MTHGQPTRIGVMIPTFDHGPMVRFAIRSVLDQDLAPAEVLVVGDGAPDATAATVLALGAADARVRWLPYPKGERHGERSRHDVLTKHTDVDAVFYLGDDDVWFPDHLARLVPRLADHDCVFGLDTRVQPDGSMKGRIHDLDRPAYRARLLENDNRSSLSSFGHRMDAYRSLPEGWRPAPPDINTDTFMYQQFIAAGATATSGLVPTVLHLGTAPRRRMPLAEREAELESYATAMGDPSWRWDAVDSKLFDWVQRQASMFEERTWQLADERDDAARENQQELDRLERRHASELARLTKDLDSGRVAARTVVRKLTRRLVGRARR; from the coding sequence ATGACACACGGCCAGCCGACTCGGATCGGCGTGATGATCCCGACATTCGACCACGGTCCGATGGTGCGCTTCGCCATCCGCTCGGTACTCGATCAGGACCTGGCGCCGGCGGAGGTGCTCGTCGTCGGCGACGGCGCACCTGATGCGACCGCAGCGACGGTGCTGGCGCTGGGCGCCGCCGACGCCAGAGTTCGCTGGCTTCCGTATCCCAAGGGTGAGCGGCACGGTGAACGCAGTCGCCACGACGTCTTGACGAAGCACACCGATGTCGACGCGGTCTTCTATCTCGGGGATGACGACGTCTGGTTTCCGGACCATCTCGCTCGCCTCGTGCCCCGGCTCGCCGATCACGATTGTGTCTTCGGACTCGACACGCGGGTCCAGCCCGACGGGAGCATGAAGGGGCGTATCCACGATCTCGACCGGCCGGCCTACAGGGCGCGACTGCTCGAGAACGACAATCGCAGCTCGTTGAGTTCGTTCGGTCATCGGATGGATGCCTATCGGTCATTGCCCGAGGGCTGGCGGCCGGCCCCACCCGACATCAACACCGACACGTTCATGTATCAGCAGTTCATCGCGGCGGGCGCAACGGCGACGAGCGGATTGGTGCCGACCGTCCTGCATCTCGGTACCGCTCCCCGACGGCGGATGCCGCTCGCCGAGCGCGAAGCCGAGCTCGAGTCCTACGCAACGGCGATGGGCGATCCGAGCTGGCGTTGGGACGCGGTCGACTCGAAGCTCTTCGACTGGGTGCAACGGCAAGCCTCCATGTTCGAGGAACGCACGTGGCAGCTGGCCGATGAACGAGACGACGCGGCGCGAGAGAACCAGCAGGAGTTGGACCGACTCGAGCGCCGGCACGCCTCCGAGCTCGCACGGCTGACAAAGGACCTCGACAGTGGTCGGGTTGCGGCGCGGACAGTGGTCAGAAAGCTCACGCGTCGCCTGGTCGGTCGCGCTCGTCGCTGA
- a CDS encoding catalase, translating into MSTEPTTTDAGIPVASDEHSLTAGADGPIVFHDHYLMEQMAAFNREMIPDRQPHAKGSGAFGSFEVTQDVTQWTKASLFQPGAKTDMVARFSTVAGESGSPDTWRDPRGFALKFYTDEGNYDMVGNNTPVFFVRDPMKFQHFIHSQKRRADNGLRDHDMQWDFWSLSPETAHQVAWLMGDRGIPKTWRNMNGYSSHTYMWVNAEGQRVWVKYHFKTDQGIEFFTQEEADRVAGDDADYHRRDLFTNIDDGNFPSWTLKVQIMPFDDAENYRFHPFDLTKVWPHDDYPLHEVGRMTLDRNPTDFHSQIEQAAFQPNNLVPGIGPSPDRMLLARLIAYADAHRARLGVNYQQIPVNAPQCPFHSYSKGGAMRMDTVSDPVYAPNSKGGPAADPAKYPNDAVWSGGGEFQHAPYVPHADDTDFVQPGTLVREVMDDAARERLVENAAGHLSDGVSDEVLERSLDYWRNIDKQTGDKIAENIT; encoded by the coding sequence ATGTCGACCGAGCCCACCACGACCGATGCTGGTATTCCCGTTGCCAGCGACGAGCACTCGCTCACCGCCGGCGCCGACGGACCGATCGTGTTCCACGATCACTACCTGATGGAGCAGATGGCGGCCTTCAACCGGGAGATGATTCCCGACCGCCAGCCGCACGCCAAGGGCAGTGGCGCGTTCGGCTCGTTCGAGGTGACCCAGGATGTCACTCAGTGGACGAAGGCGTCGCTGTTCCAACCGGGAGCGAAGACCGACATGGTCGCGCGCTTCTCCACGGTTGCCGGCGAGAGCGGTTCGCCCGACACGTGGCGCGATCCCCGTGGTTTCGCGCTGAAGTTCTACACCGACGAGGGCAACTACGACATGGTGGGCAACAACACCCCGGTCTTCTTCGTCCGTGACCCGATGAAGTTCCAGCACTTCATCCACTCCCAGAAGCGACGCGCCGACAACGGACTGCGTGATCACGACATGCAGTGGGACTTCTGGTCGCTCTCGCCCGAGACGGCACACCAGGTCGCCTGGTTGATGGGTGATCGAGGGATCCCGAAGACGTGGCGCAACATGAACGGCTACTCGAGCCACACCTACATGTGGGTCAACGCCGAGGGCCAGCGCGTCTGGGTCAAGTACCACTTCAAGACCGACCAGGGCATCGAGTTCTTCACCCAGGAGGAGGCCGACAGGGTGGCCGGTGACGACGCCGACTACCACCGTCGCGATCTGTTCACGAACATCGACGACGGCAACTTCCCGTCCTGGACGTTGAAGGTGCAGATCATGCCGTTCGACGACGCCGAGAACTACCGATTCCATCCCTTCGACCTGACGAAGGTGTGGCCCCACGACGACTACCCGCTCCACGAAGTGGGTCGGATGACGCTCGACCGGAATCCGACCGACTTCCACAGTCAGATCGAGCAGGCGGCGTTCCAGCCCAACAATCTCGTACCCGGCATCGGGCCGAGTCCCGACCGCATGCTCCTGGCCCGGCTGATCGCCTACGCCGATGCCCACCGGGCCCGGCTCGGCGTGAACTATCAGCAGATCCCGGTGAATGCGCCCCAGTGCCCGTTCCACAGCTACAGCAAGGGCGGCGCCATGCGCATGGACACGGTGAGCGACCCCGTCTACGCCCCGAACAGCAAGGGTGGGCCGGCGGCCGACCCGGCGAAGTACCCGAACGACGCCGTCTGGTCGGGCGGGGGAGAGTTCCAGCACGCGCCCTACGTGCCGCATGCCGACGACACGGACTTCGTGCAGCCCGGCACCCTCGTGCGCGAGGTGATGGACGACGCGGCCAGGGAACGACTCGTGGAGAATGCGGCGGGACACCTCTCCGACGGCGTGTCGGACGAGGTGCTCGAGCGCTCGCTCGACTACTGGCGCAACATCGACAAGCAGACCGGCGACAAGATCGCCGAGAACATCACCTGA
- a CDS encoding S-layer homology domain-containing protein, translated as MATSGDRHRCGRVHRRLAITVVFAALTMVVQPAGAIAGFGDVAPDRYYTDAVQWMVDNDITTGTSPSCFSPDGLVTRGQLAAFLWRVEGEPAAPAPHPFDDVIADWQHDAVSWLAAEGITVGTSPTTYAPNALVTRGEVAAMLHRMGGEPDAPLHPFVDVTRTWQDAPVSWMHSQGITTGTSATTFSPDLRVTRGQLATFLHRHEGRPGVVVDPTSATCDGGDAVRQVSETAYGPFATVGPLTLSLPSARVEMIGFHESNHDGAQQLELLPTEVAVTTMASRGRGNGSHTSADIVIDPADEIRSPVTGTVIRGGGYTLYCDHRDEFVVIEPTDRPGWEVKVLHFEGLRPAVGDTVVAGETVIGDHATVLPFVSQVDDLTASPSWPHVHIEVVDPSVPDRPGSGC; from the coding sequence ATGGCCACCTCGGGTGATCGGCATCGATGCGGACGAGTCCATCGTCGACTTGCCATCACGGTGGTGTTCGCGGCGCTGACGATGGTCGTGCAACCGGCCGGTGCGATCGCCGGATTCGGCGACGTTGCACCCGACCGGTACTACACGGATGCGGTCCAGTGGATGGTCGACAACGACATCACGACGGGGACGAGTCCATCGTGCTTCAGCCCCGACGGGCTCGTCACACGAGGGCAGCTGGCAGCGTTCCTGTGGCGGGTGGAGGGCGAGCCCGCTGCGCCGGCACCGCACCCGTTCGACGACGTGATCGCCGATTGGCAGCACGACGCCGTCTCGTGGCTCGCCGCCGAGGGCATCACCGTGGGCACCTCCCCCACCACCTATGCGCCGAATGCGCTGGTCACCAGGGGCGAAGTCGCCGCGATGCTCCACCGAATGGGGGGAGAGCCCGACGCACCTCTGCATCCCTTCGTCGACGTCACCCGGACGTGGCAGGACGCACCCGTCTCGTGGATGCACTCACAGGGCATCACCACCGGCACCTCGGCGACCACGTTCTCTCCCGATCTCCGCGTCACGCGCGGCCAACTGGCGACCTTCCTCCATCGCCATGAGGGCCGGCCGGGCGTCGTCGTCGATCCCACCTCGGCGACCTGCGATGGCGGTGACGCAGTGCGACAGGTGTCCGAGACCGCCTACGGCCCCTTCGCCACCGTCGGCCCACTCACGCTGAGTCTCCCGAGTGCACGAGTCGAGATGATCGGCTTCCACGAGAGCAATCACGACGGGGCGCAGCAGCTGGAGCTCCTGCCGACCGAGGTGGCCGTCACCACGATGGCATCGAGGGGTCGGGGAAACGGCAGCCACACTTCGGCCGACATCGTGATCGACCCGGCCGACGAGATCCGCTCGCCGGTCACGGGCACCGTCATCCGCGGTGGCGGATACACGCTCTATTGCGACCATCGTGACGAGTTCGTGGTGATCGAACCGACCGACCGGCCCGGCTGGGAGGTCAAGGTGCTGCATTTCGAGGGGCTTCGACCCGCCGTGGGTGACACGGTCGTCGCCGGCGAAACGGTGATCGGCGACCACGCGACGGTCCTTCCGTTCGTCTCGCAGGTCGATGACCTCACCGCATCGCCGTCGTGGCCGCACGTGCACATCGAGGTGGTCGACCCCTCGGTCCCGGACCGGCCCGGCTCGGGCTGCTGA